A single window of Debaryomyces hansenii CBS767 chromosome F complete sequence DNA harbors:
- a CDS encoding mitochondrial 37S ribosomal protein RSM10 (weakly similar to uniprot|Q03201 Saccharomyces cerevisiae YDR041W RSM10 Mitochondrial ribosomal protein of the small subunit has similarity to E. coli S10 ribosomal protein), whose protein sequence is MLSRILGVRNHSFRAFSTIGVCYNKSNTSPKKYLSPNEFASQKQVDEIEEQAYKQNLLNEEYKYDPKYLSENELNPISKRPIPLNVELLKYKPVQLPPTHGHEVAKIEFKGYDKDDLIRASEFAARAAFYLGIPCSKVQSLKTEKRLYTVIKSPFAQAKSKENFKRTTYGRKVYAYDATPEVVDLWLSFINKHAIEGVKYNALIHTRESLDFCEKLDALSADDMHMPDAYKGSDDPIANKVEELLKSDTFKKYFDEANIAESPKESK, encoded by the coding sequence ATGTTAAGTCGTATATTAGGAGTGCGTAATCACTCATTTCGTGCTTTTTCTACTATTGGAGTATGTTATAACAAGTCAAATACTTCaccaaagaaatatttatcacCAAACGAATTTGCTTCTCAAAAGCAAGTTGACGAAATAGAAGAACAAGCATACAAACagaatttgttgaatgaGGAATATAAGTACGATCCCAAATATTTGtctgaaaatgaattaaatcCTATTTCTAAGAGACCTATCCCATTaaatgttgaattattaaaatataaaccTGTACAATTACCTCCAACACATGGACATGAGGTCgccaaaattgaatttaaaggATACGACAAAGACGATCTTATTAGAGCATCTGAGTTCGCTGCAAGAGCTGCATTTTACTTGGGGATCCCATGTTCGAAGGTTCAATCCCTTAAAACCGAAAAGAGATTATATACTGTTATCAAGTCTCCTTTTGCTCAAGCTAAAtcgaaagaaaattttaaaagaaCTACCTACGGAAGAAAGGTATATGCATATGATGCGACACCAGAAGTTGTAGATTTGTGGTTATCGTTTATTAATAAGCACGCTATTGAAGGAGTCAAATATAATGCATTAATTCACACCAGAGAATCGTTAGATTTCTGTGAGAAATTGGATGCTTTATCCGCCGACGATATGCACATGCCTGATGCTTATAAAGGATCTGACGATCCAATTGCTAATAAGGTAGAAGAGTTATTAAAATCGGATACATTTAAGAAATACTTCGATGAAGCTAATATTGCTGAATCCCCAAAAGAATCTAAATAA
- a CDS encoding DEHA2F06886p (weakly similar to uniprot|P38239 Saccharomyces cerevisiae YBR062C Hypothetical ORF) — MSTYEDDHNINTSTTPSNNDNRHGRQHQTLSTIIDSFLTQDTQQGSSENSHEAFTNALRVMNTEEGSTLALELMNSLENSELNLNDNKEKGVSQDFLDSLERVSINDLPNKDTADCPICTNKFIDDKYPLLVKLPCSVQQINGKKAKGHIFDLECIGPWLKMNSTCPLCRFDVLEVNKKRKEKLEEELRKAKEEDDEEEEEEYWDDYG; from the exons ATGTCCACGTATGAAG ACGATCATAATATAAACACATCAACAACTCCTTCCAACAACGATAATAGACATGGAAGACAACATCAAACTTTATCAACCATAATCGATTCTTTTTTGACACAAGATACACAGCAGGGATCTTCAGAAAATTCTCATGAAGCCTTCACAAATGCATTGAGAGTAATGAATACGGAAGAAGGACTGACCTTAGCGCTAGAGCTTATGAATTCGTTGGAAAATTCAGAGCTTAATTTGAACGATAATAAAGAGAAAGGTGTATCACAGGATTTTTTGGATTCTTTGGAGAGGGTATCAATTAACGATTTACCGAATAAGGATACGGCAGATTGTCCTATATGTACCAATAAgtttattgatgataagTACCCACTATTAGTCAAGTTACCGTGCAGTgttcaacaaataaacGGAAAGAAGGCAAAAGGTCACatatttgatttggaaTGTATTGGCCCTTggttaaaaatgaattccACTTGTCCTTTGTGTAGATTCGATGTGTTAGAAGTTAATAAGAAGAGGAAAGAAAAactagaagaagaattgagGAAGGCCAAAGAGGAggatgacgaagaagaagaagaagaatactGGGATGATTACGGTTAA